The Fodinibius salicampi genome window below encodes:
- a CDS encoding DNA-directed RNA polymerase subunit alpha, giving the protein MSNYSIQMPEPLDVKEATDTFGTFILQPLERGFGVTVGNSFRRILLSSLPGIAINAIKIQGVEHEYSSIDGVKEDVYEIILNLKEVRFSQVEKSSGVVHVSKSGEGTFTAADIADATADYEVLNPDLVIATMAEDAELEIELRLGRGRGYVPAEEQNVDTSEDVNLIPIDAIYTPIKQVQFDVENVRVGQHTDYEKLVMDITTDGSINSKEALTIAGKILKEHIEKFITEEIDEPFTQEEEEVDAEKQRITNLLKTSIEDLNLSVRSYNCLKSANINTIGELVTRDEQDLLKFRNFGKKSLAELVEVIEGKDLHFGMDVSKYLDNS; this is encoded by the coding sequence ATGAGCAATTATAGCATACAGATGCCCGAGCCTCTTGATGTTAAAGAAGCAACGGATACGTTTGGAACTTTTATCTTGCAACCTCTGGAAAGAGGATTTGGAGTAACAGTTGGTAATTCATTTCGAAGAATACTGTTATCATCTTTACCTGGAATTGCGATTAATGCGATTAAGATACAGGGAGTAGAACATGAATACTCCAGTATCGATGGGGTTAAGGAGGATGTCTATGAAATTATTCTGAATCTTAAGGAAGTTCGCTTTAGTCAGGTTGAAAAGAGCAGCGGAGTGGTACATGTCTCTAAGTCGGGGGAAGGAACATTTACAGCAGCAGATATTGCTGACGCTACGGCCGACTATGAAGTATTAAATCCGGATTTGGTTATTGCAACAATGGCCGAAGATGCGGAACTAGAAATTGAGCTTCGCTTAGGACGTGGCCGTGGATATGTACCAGCAGAAGAACAAAATGTTGATACTTCCGAAGATGTCAATCTGATCCCCATTGATGCCATTTATACTCCGATAAAGCAGGTTCAATTTGATGTTGAAAATGTACGGGTCGGACAGCACACTGACTATGAAAAGCTGGTAATGGATATAACAACAGATGGATCTATTAATTCCAAAGAGGCACTGACTATAGCGGGTAAGATTCTCAAGGAGCATATAGAGAAATTTATTACCGAAGAAATTGATGAGCCTTTTACGCAAGAAGAGGAGGAAGTAGATGCAGAGAAACAACGTATTACTAATCTGTTGAAAACAAGTATTGAAGATCTCAACTTGAGCGTCCGCTCTTATAATTGTCTTAAATCAGCTAATATTAATACCATAGGTGAGCTGGTAACACGAGACGAACAAGATCTTTTGAAGTTTAGAAACTTTGGTAAAAAATCCTTGGCCGAATTAGTTGAGGTTATTGAAGGCAAGGATCTCCATTTTGGAATGGATGTTAGTAAGTATTTAGATAACTCTTAA